TCCTGCGCGGCGTTCGGGCCGCGCGCATCGAGACGCACGTCCAGTCGGTAATCGACCTCCGGCTCCCCCTGCCTGATAGCCAGGGTGATCGGAACCGGGTGCCCGACCAGAGTGACGGCCAGATTGCCCGGAACCCACTCCTGGATGGCGTTGACGACGATGATGTTGGTCTTCCCATCCTCACCGGCGGACTGCGCGGCATAGGCCTGCGGATTGCCCGTCGTGACGGAGAGAACCGGCCAAGGCTGGCCGGTGATGTCGGAGAAGGTCATCGTCGAAACGATGCCCGGCTGCACGCGCAGCACAGGAGGCTCCTCACCAGGGCGGAGCGTCAGGCGGATGGCCCGAGAGACAGGTTTCCCGGGATTGAGCGGGGTCGCAATGCCGCGGCGGGTGTCATCCAGCCCCCGGCGGTACGTCTGGATCTGGCCCGGCGACATCGGCAGCGTCTCGCGGATCGCGCGATCAAAGGCCTGATCCCGCCGGTTCTGCGGGCTTGGCTGCGCGGGCTGAACAGGTGCGGGCGCGACGCCCTGACCAGGCGCCGGCGGCGGCGAAGCCAGCAGGAGCTGATCGACACCCTGCGCGAGACCGGGACCGATGGCTGCCACGAAGGCAAGCGCATGGGCCATGCCCCGGAATGATTGAGCAATGAAGCGGGTCACGGAGACTTACCTCGCGAAGATCTGCGCGATGCCGAGCCCGCGGGGGTTCTCGACCTCAGGACGACGGACAACAACAAGCTCGACGACGCGCGGCTCGCTGTTGCGCCCAGACACGTTTTCGTAGGTGAGAAGGAGGGGCAGCTCGATGCGCCAGCCATAGCGGCCGCCCTCGACGATGCCCTGGCTCACGATGACCGG
The Bosea sp. ANAM02 genome window above contains:
- a CDS encoding DotH/IcmK family type IV secretion protein, whose translation is MTRFIAQSFRGMAHALAFVAAIGPGLAQGVDQLLLASPPPAPGQGVAPAPVQPAQPSPQNRRDQAFDRAIRETLPMSPGQIQTYRRGLDDTRRGIATPLNPGKPVSRAIRLTLRPGEEPPVLRVQPGIVSTMTFSDITGQPWPVLSVTTGNPQAYAAQSAGEDGKTNIIVVNAIQEWVPGNLAVTLVGHPVPITLAIRQGEPEVDYRLDVRLDARGPNAAQDIVGTTSLAPTNDSTMIKFLDGVPPQGSRRMKTTSPDVEAWRFEDMLYVRTRGDILSPAYTSRSSNVSGVNVFTLVDSPVVIVSAGGRAAHVRISR